A window of the Camelus dromedarius isolate mCamDro1 chromosome 5, mCamDro1.pat, whole genome shotgun sequence genome harbors these coding sequences:
- the CA12 gene encoding carbonic anhydrase 12 isoform X3, with translation MPGRSLHAAAVLLLVILKQQPSSPAPLNGSKWTYFGPDGEKNWSKNYPSCGGLLQSPIDLHGDILQYNASLGPLAFQGYNASANQPFILTNNGHSVKLKLPKDMQIQGLGARYNASQLHLHWGDRNDPHGSEHTIGGKHFAAELHIVYYNSDLYPNASIASDKPEGLAVLAVLIEMGSSNPSYDKIFSHLPDVKYKGQEVHIPGFSIEELLPERPEQYYRYKGSLTTPPCHPSVLWTVFRNPVQVSRAQLVKLEEGLYCTNVDDPSPIEMVNNFRQVQKFDERLVYVSFQQGIALSVALAGVLGICIVLAVSVWLFRRKKSSKKSDNKGVIYKPATTQESEAHA, from the exons GTCCCGACGGGGAGAAGAACTGGTCCAAGAACTACCCGTCGTGCGGGGGCCTGCTGCAGTCCCCCATAGACCTGCACGGCGACATCCTCCAGTACAACGCCAGCCTTGGGCCCCTCGCCTTCCAGGGCTACAACGCGTCTGCCAACCAGCCGTTCATCCTGACCAACAATGGCCATTCAG TGAAGCTGAAATTGCCCAAGGACATGCAAATCCAGGGCCTCGGGGCCCGCTACAACGCCTCACAGCTGCACCTGCACTGGGGGGACCGGAACGACCCCCACGGCTCCGAGCACACTATTGGTGGGAAGCACTTTGCCGCCGAG CTGCATATTGTCTATTACAACTCAGACCTGTACCCCAACGCCAGCATCGCCAGTGACAAGCCAGAAGGCCTCGCTGTCCTAGCTGTTCTCATAGAG ATGGGCTCCTCCAATCCATCATATGACAAGATCTTCAGTCACCTTCCAGATGTAAAGTACAAAG GCCAAGAGGTGCACATCCCGGGTTTCAGCATTGAGGAGCTGCTGCCGGAGAGGCCTGAGCAGTACTACCGCTACAAAGGGTCCCTGACCACACCGCCTTGCCACCCCTCCGTGCTCTGGACAGTCTTCCGGAACCCTGTGCAAGTTTCCCGGGCTCAG CTGGTGAAGTTAGAAGAAGGCCTGTACTGCACAAATGTGGATGACCCGTCCCCCATAGAGATGGTCAACAACTTCCGGCAGGTCCAGAAGTTTGATGAGAGGCTGGTGTACGTCTCCTTCCAACAAG GCATCGCCCTTTCCGTGGCCCTGGCCGGCGTTCTTGGCATCTGTATTGTCCTGGCAGTATCTGTTTGGCTtttcagaaggaagaagag TAGCAAAAAAAGTGATAACAAAGGTGTCATCTACAAACCGGCCACCACGCAGGAGTCCGAGGCCCATGCCTGA
- the CA12 gene encoding carbonic anhydrase 12 isoform X1 — protein sequence MPGRSLHAAAVLLLVILKQQPSSPAPLNGSKWTYFGPDGEKNWSKNYPSCGGLLQSPIDLHGDILQYNASLGPLAFQGYNASANQPFILTNNGHSVKLKLPKDMQIQGLGARYNASQLHLHWGDRNDPHGSEHTIGGKHFAAELHIVYYNSDLYPNASIASDKPEGLAVLAVLIEMGSSNPSYDKIFSHLPDVKYKGQEVHIPGFSIEELLPERPEQYYRYKGSLTTPPCHPSVLWTVFRNPVQVSRAQLVKLEEGLYCTNVDDPSPIEMVNNFRQVQKFDERLVYVSFQQVQDLTYAGLSLGIALSVALAGVLGICIVLAVSVWLFRRKKSSKKSDNKGVIYKPATTQESEAHA from the exons GTCCCGACGGGGAGAAGAACTGGTCCAAGAACTACCCGTCGTGCGGGGGCCTGCTGCAGTCCCCCATAGACCTGCACGGCGACATCCTCCAGTACAACGCCAGCCTTGGGCCCCTCGCCTTCCAGGGCTACAACGCGTCTGCCAACCAGCCGTTCATCCTGACCAACAATGGCCATTCAG TGAAGCTGAAATTGCCCAAGGACATGCAAATCCAGGGCCTCGGGGCCCGCTACAACGCCTCACAGCTGCACCTGCACTGGGGGGACCGGAACGACCCCCACGGCTCCGAGCACACTATTGGTGGGAAGCACTTTGCCGCCGAG CTGCATATTGTCTATTACAACTCAGACCTGTACCCCAACGCCAGCATCGCCAGTGACAAGCCAGAAGGCCTCGCTGTCCTAGCTGTTCTCATAGAG ATGGGCTCCTCCAATCCATCATATGACAAGATCTTCAGTCACCTTCCAGATGTAAAGTACAAAG GCCAAGAGGTGCACATCCCGGGTTTCAGCATTGAGGAGCTGCTGCCGGAGAGGCCTGAGCAGTACTACCGCTACAAAGGGTCCCTGACCACACCGCCTTGCCACCCCTCCGTGCTCTGGACAGTCTTCCGGAACCCTGTGCAAGTTTCCCGGGCTCAG CTGGTGAAGTTAGAAGAAGGCCTGTACTGCACAAATGTGGATGACCCGTCCCCCATAGAGATGGTCAACAACTTCCGGCAGGTCCAGAAGTTTGATGAGAGGCTGGTGTACGTCTCCTTCCAACAAG TACAAGACCTTACCTACGCAGGACTGAGTCTGG GCATCGCCCTTTCCGTGGCCCTGGCCGGCGTTCTTGGCATCTGTATTGTCCTGGCAGTATCTGTTTGGCTtttcagaaggaagaagag TAGCAAAAAAAGTGATAACAAAGGTGTCATCTACAAACCGGCCACCACGCAGGAGTCCGAGGCCCATGCCTGA
- the CA12 gene encoding carbonic anhydrase 12 isoform X2 — translation MPGRSLHAAAVLLLVILKQQPSSPAPLNGSKWTYFGPDGEKNWSKNYPSCGGLLQSPIDLHGDILQYNASLGPLAFQGYNASANQPFILTNNGHSVKLKLPKDMQIQGLGARYNASQLHLHWGDRNDPHGSEHTIGGKHFAAELHIVYYNSDLYPNASIASDKPEGLAVLAVLIEMGSSNPSYDKIFSHLPDVKYKGQEVHIPGFSIEELLPERPEQYYRYKGSLTTPPCHPSVLWTVFRNPVQVSRAQLVKLEEGLYCTNVDDPSPIEMVNNFRQVQKFDERLVYVSFQQVQDLTYAGLSLGIALSVALAGVLGICIVLAVSVWLFRRKKSKKSDNKGVIYKPATTQESEAHA, via the exons GTCCCGACGGGGAGAAGAACTGGTCCAAGAACTACCCGTCGTGCGGGGGCCTGCTGCAGTCCCCCATAGACCTGCACGGCGACATCCTCCAGTACAACGCCAGCCTTGGGCCCCTCGCCTTCCAGGGCTACAACGCGTCTGCCAACCAGCCGTTCATCCTGACCAACAATGGCCATTCAG TGAAGCTGAAATTGCCCAAGGACATGCAAATCCAGGGCCTCGGGGCCCGCTACAACGCCTCACAGCTGCACCTGCACTGGGGGGACCGGAACGACCCCCACGGCTCCGAGCACACTATTGGTGGGAAGCACTTTGCCGCCGAG CTGCATATTGTCTATTACAACTCAGACCTGTACCCCAACGCCAGCATCGCCAGTGACAAGCCAGAAGGCCTCGCTGTCCTAGCTGTTCTCATAGAG ATGGGCTCCTCCAATCCATCATATGACAAGATCTTCAGTCACCTTCCAGATGTAAAGTACAAAG GCCAAGAGGTGCACATCCCGGGTTTCAGCATTGAGGAGCTGCTGCCGGAGAGGCCTGAGCAGTACTACCGCTACAAAGGGTCCCTGACCACACCGCCTTGCCACCCCTCCGTGCTCTGGACAGTCTTCCGGAACCCTGTGCAAGTTTCCCGGGCTCAG CTGGTGAAGTTAGAAGAAGGCCTGTACTGCACAAATGTGGATGACCCGTCCCCCATAGAGATGGTCAACAACTTCCGGCAGGTCCAGAAGTTTGATGAGAGGCTGGTGTACGTCTCCTTCCAACAAG TACAAGACCTTACCTACGCAGGACTGAGTCTGG GCATCGCCCTTTCCGTGGCCCTGGCCGGCGTTCTTGGCATCTGTATTGTCCTGGCAGTATCTGTTTGGCTtttcagaaggaagaagag CAAAAAAAGTGATAACAAAGGTGTCATCTACAAACCGGCCACCACGCAGGAGTCCGAGGCCCATGCCTGA